A genomic segment from Aspergillus puulaauensis MK2 DNA, chromosome 1, nearly complete sequence encodes:
- the ARV1 gene encoding sterol homeostasis protein ARV1 (COG:S;~EggNog:ENOG410PM1R;~InterPro:IPR007290;~PFAM:PF04161;~TransMembrane:4 (i84-103o123-145i354-371o383-405i);~go_process: GO:0032366 - intracellular sterol transport [Evidence IEA]) has protein sequence MPICIECSYPVSHLYSAYSRADDRSLGKGVRLTQCPHCKRFADKYVEHDFVVIFIDLVLIKPQVYRHLLFNRLEGDEHKFDRSITRLGILLLLFDVYLTWARIEKSPFIDKTSLSHAPIIVQYLFFLSLNALATLAHHITVRLLASILAPSRTKQLNPTPNVPPTETPLVSYPSTPVLPTFGQTQQQQPPAPSSSLSPPKAAMQSPPQELPGVENQRPLQPSSPRDSFCGLPSPLRRASTTPIQTAHPSPPPSQATPTAISTALFVSSCAKLFPILLVIWGPDGSGSSDSSPSSNLSPDISSTITQPNLAQRALGGMTPTISSSTGSSTGTSSVSSSLLQGLVQAMPAAIPTSYLANFVDLLSSLFTLGAADTHLVLLSNIEALYILLGCGYLRAMALAVAGLVARWSVQKVILGAVGVG, from the exons ATGCCGATCTGCATCGAGTGCTCGTATCCTGTCTCGCATCTGTACAGTGCCTACAGCCGTGCGGATGATCGATCTCTGGGCAAAGGCGTGCGCTTGACGCAATGTCCGCACTGCAAGCGATTCGCCGACAAATATGTCGAGCATGACTTTGTGGTCATCTTTATTGATCTTGTCTTGATCAAGCCGCAG GTATACCGCCATCTGCTCTTCAACCGCCTTGAAGGAGACGAGCACAAGTTTGAT CGCTCGATCACGCGACTCggcattcttctcctcctgttTGATGTTTACCTTACCTGGGCGCGAATAGAGAAATCTCCGTTCATCGACAAAACATCCCTCTCGCACGCCCCCATCATCGTGCAgtacctcttcttcttgagTTTAAACGCACTGGCAACTCTCGCCCACCACATTACAGTCCGTCTATTAGCATCTATACTCGCCCCATCACGTACGAAACAGCTCAACCCTACTCCCAATGTACCTCCAACGGAGACCCCCCTGGTTTCGTACCCCTCGACACCCGTCCTTCCCACCTTCGGACAgacacaacaacaacaacctccgGCACCCTCATCATCGCTAAGCCCGCCTAAAGCCGCAATGCAAAGTCCGCCCCAAGAACTTCCAGGCGTCGAAAACCAACGTCCACTCCAGCCTTCCAGTCCACGCGACTCGTTCTGTGGGCTACCCTCACCTCTTCGTCGCGCATCTACAACCCCAATACAAACAGCCcacccatctcctccaccctcTCAAGCGACTCCGACAGCCATTAGTACAGCCTTATTCGTAAGCAGCTGTGCGAAACTTTTCccaatcctcctcgtcatttGGGGCCCGGACGGAAGCGGCAGCTCCGACTCTAGCCCTAGCTCTAATCTCAGTCCCGACATAAGCTCGACGATAACACAGCCGAATCTGGCACAACGGGCGCTAGGTGGGATGACACCTACTATATCCAGTTCAACGGGCTCTTCAACTGGGACCTCATCTGTCTCCTCGTCGCTCTTGCAAGGTTTAGTCCAGGCTATGCCTGCAGCTATACCAACAAGCTATCTCGCCAACTTCGTGGATTTGCTGAGCTCGCTATTTACGCTCGGGGCGGCGGATACACATCTCGTGCTGCTTAGCAATATCGAAGCTCTCTATATCCTCCTGGGATGTGGGTATCTACGTGCCATGGCACTGGCTGTCGCGGGACTGGTAGCTCGTTGGTCAGTGCAGAAGGTGATTCTGGGGGCCGTAGGTGTTGGATGA
- the VMA9 gene encoding H(+)-transporting V0 sector ATPase subunit e (COG:C;~EggNog:ENOG410PRUE;~InterPro:IPR008389;~PFAM:PF05493;~SECRETED:SignalP(1-20);~TransMembrane:1 (n4-15c20/21o36-55i);~go_component: GO:0033179 - proton-transporting V-type ATPase, V0 domain [Evidence IEA];~go_function: GO:0015078 - proton transmembrane transporter activity [Evidence IEA];~go_process: GO:1902600 - proton transmembrane transport [Evidence IEA]), with protein MASGWSLLIGLIVVVGAAVAAWVFSPKGDNQTLWRSTLILSIVSCYLMWAITFLAQWHPLIAPKRADIRPDRVPQ; from the exons ATGGCAAGCGG GTGGAGTCTCCTAATCggcctcatcgtcgtcgtgggCGCCGCTGTTGCGGCTTGGGTGTTTAGTCCAAAGGGTGATAACCAGAC ACTTTGGCGAAGCACGCTCATTCTCTCGATTGTGAGTTGTTATTTGATGTGGG CCATTACGTTCCTGGCGCAGTGGCATCCCCTGATTGCGCCGAAGAGAGCGGATATTCGACCCGACCGCGTGCCGCAGTAG
- a CDS encoding BAR domain-containing protein (COG:S;~EggNog:ENOG410PKGM;~InterPro:IPR004148,IPR027267,IPR018859;~PFAM:PF03114,PF10455;~go_component: GO:0005737 - cytoplasm [Evidence IEA];~go_function: GO:0005515 - protein binding [Evidence IEA]): MDKFQAFGKNFSANFTPFAARTQQLIREQLGQVEDKTQLPAEYIDLEKRVDALKLVHQKLLQVTSQYSNEAYDYPPNIRESFNDLGRTINEKVQLLSQASTPAEAQAALTAPPAAKPQPKTFSHAIARSSLAGSQTLATTATGEDPLATALEKYALASEKVGEARLAQDAQIQSRFLAGWNTTLNTNLMFAAKARRNVENARLMLDSVKARHSADLDNLSEEARSEIEQAEDEFVGQTEEAVSVMKNVLDTPEPLRNLADLIAAQLEYHKRSYEILSELAPVVDSLQVEQEASYRKSREGA; encoded by the exons ATGGATAAGTTCCAGGCATTTGGCAAGAACTTCAG TGCGAACTTCACGCCCTTCGCTGCGCGCACACAGCAGTTGATCCGGGAGCAGCTGGGCCAGGTTGAGGACAAGACCCAACTCCCTGCTGAGTACATCGACCTAGAGAAGCGCGTTGACGCTCTGAAGCTGGTGCACCAGAAGCTCCTTCAGGTGAC CTCCCAATACTCAAACGAAGCCTACGACTATCCACCCAACATCCGCGAGTCCTTCAACGACCTAGGCCGCACCATCAACGAGAAAGTCCAGCTCCTTTCGCAGGCCAGTACTCCCGCCGAAGCTCAGGCCGCCTTGACCGCTCCTCCGGCCGCCAAACCCCAGCCCAAGACCTTTAGTCATGCCATTGCGCGTTCTTCTCTAGCTGGATCCCAGACCCTCGCGACCACCGCAACCGGCGAAGACCCTCTTGCGACTGCTCTGGAGAAGTATGCGCTTGCTTCGGAGAAGGTGGGCGAGGCCCGTCTAGCGCAGGACGCTCAGATCCAGTCACGCTTCCTCGCTGGGTGGAACACCACTCTTAACACGAACTTGATGTTTGCTGCGAAGGCGCGCAGAAACGTCGAGAACGCTCGTCTGATGCTCGACTCGGTTAAGGCCAGACACAGCGCTGATTTGGACAACCTGAGCGAGGAGGCTCGCTCTGAGATCGAGCAAGCCGAAGATGAATTCGTCGGACAGACAGAGGAGGCTGTGAGCGTGATGAAGAAC GTCCTTGATACCCCCGAGCCCCTGAGGAACCTAGCGGATCTTATAGCCGCACAGCTGGAATACCACAAGCGGTCCTATGAGATTCTTAGCGAGTTGGCCCCTGTTGTTGACTCGCTTCAGGTTGAGCAAGAG GCCAGCTACCGCAAGAGCCGCGAGGGCGCATAG
- a CDS encoding uncharacterized protein (COG:S;~EggNog:ENOG410PQXF), with protein sequence MGRFSESLSSMLDGGSDYHPRESRGRHHSRGPAVLDRPPPRRFEDEVRWDSRIQDPDRYGPPARMPSRHYDDDHLAHRGALVRQERRHAESPPPRPRLLRRQSSLDTFDRVPSRKIDEYYRGYRPRAPPSPPPLRRAPLREEYEAIRIPEREPRYREKVEETKPYPRKGKTRMPEKLVHPRAIREFGYPYEEEGDLVIIQLALSKDQIDAVIERSREIRRQAEAIPIRARSPVRATSRRRRSERVVMDTYSPSPRASETLIVEPSPNRYLSPSPRGYDYSTSTTKRTVSRSRSISIQPRRRRHSSPPRMLLERRSERSDNPSHNALVIRPRDSDSDLDDYAIDHYRPPFDPSTALYGDGDQEEVLEVKRDRRGPSSRTVRRMLATMT encoded by the exons ATGGGCCGGTTCTCCGAATCCCTCTCGTCCATGTTGGACGGTGGCTCCGACTACCATCCTCGTGAGTCGCGTGGCCGCCATCACTCTCGTGGACCTGCGGTTCTCGACCGACCACCACCGCGCCGGTTTGAAGACGAGGTCCGCTGGGATTCTCGCATACAAGATCCCGATCGCTATGGCCCTCCTGCTCGAATGCCGAGCCGGCATTACGATGATGACCACTTAGCTCACAGAGGCGCACTGGTTCGCCAGGAGCGCCGTCATGCTGAAAGTCCCCCTCCCCGACCGAGGCTGCTCCGACGACAGTCCTCGTTGGATACCTTTGATCGCGTGCCCTCCCGCAAGATAGACGAGTACTACCGTGGTTATCGTCCAAGAGCCCCGCCCAGTCCGCCTCCGCTCCGCCGTGCGCCGCTCCGAGAAGAGTACGAAGCCATTCGGATTCCAGAGCGGGAGCCTAGATACCGAGAGAAGGTAGAGGAAACGAAACCGTATCCGCGCAAGGGAAAGACACGCATGCCAGAGAAACTCGTTCATCCTCGCGCAATCCGGGAGTTCGGCTACCCTTACGAGGAAGAG GGTGACCTAGTCATTATCCAGCTAGCTCTCTCAAAGGATCAAATTGATGCTGTCATTGAGAGAAGTCGCGAGATCAGGCGTCAGGCTGAAG CCATCCCTATAAGAGCGCGGTCTCCCGTCCGAGCGACTTCTAGGCGCAGAAGATCTGAGCGAGTTGTGATGGACACCTATTCGCCCAGTCCCAGAGCCAGCGAGACTCTGATAGTCGAGCCGTCGCCCAATCGATACCTCTCACCTTCTCCGCGAGGGTACGATTATTCCACATCTACGACGAAGAGAACAGTTTCACGTTCACGTTCGATTTCTATTCAAccacgccgccgccgccactcATCACCCCCGCGCATGTTGTTGGAACGCCGCTCCGAGCGCTCTGACAACCCCAGTCACAATGCCTTGGTCATACGTCCGCGGGATAGCGATAGTGATCTTGATGACTATGCCATTGACCATTACAGGCCGCCATTTGACCCGAGCACTGCGCTATATGGCGATGGCGACCAAGAAGAGGTTTTGGAAGTCAAACGCGATCGCAGAG GGCCGTCCTCCCGAACTGTCCGTCGCATGCTTGCAACGATGACTTaa
- a CDS encoding putative C6 finger domain protein (COG:S;~EggNog:ENOG410PHKR;~InterPro:IPR036864,IPR021858,IPR001138;~PFAM:PF00172;~go_function: GO:0000981 - DNA-binding transcription factor activity, RNA polymerase II-specific [Evidence IEA];~go_function: GO:0008270 - zinc ion binding [Evidence IEA];~go_process: GO:0006355 - regulation of transcription, DNA-templated [Evidence IEA]), whose amino-acid sequence MENVNPINEFPPDTEPRPEPTAADQSNRNASTQQVAAAKVARKRTKTGCLTCRQRRIKCGEEKPVCKNCTKSKRECKGYAQRLIFKNPLGVPGIPNSLPPQPVPPSTQYDGQIDFQLTSAGTHGPVLAPKLPTVPGSEHRPLPQSSTSSFSQNLHAADAAFSKQFSVPAQTLLPDTPSTYRPTNQLTGLGQHREEPSTYSSNDFSHYPANERGPSQPESEIWTTQEPAGSMTPSQPLQSVHVPGPAHTPQDAALHARQTSEHRRSAPHSQFLSPVSPLSPFNYIEEEEEDDYYDVESDEEAQDQVAIQDFNQLNMVMASANRDVGRARLFTTYLDEANMLAFYQPTFGSSPLNNPKTAQIFLHFIHATGPALSVFERHGTDQSTMLGAPVPMAQQGLWTYTLPLKAFQHQALQQAILALGGLHIAYLQDAPSTASLKHYQYALRRVGKAVGLPVQRKQLGTLAATLLLAYYEVMTADHFKWNNHLAGSAQLIREIDFAGITRDLRAQRRRRWLERSNTNSFFEDIYMFSNSAFSDDPFAELEMGIDGNIVGSLLGRAVNYDQFGQVEEESTQSRKRHFTRKDIETFRVQSDLYWWFCKQDWLQSLISAGPLFLPFPQWGQCPPRAGLGLKNDLYGSADHLHLLMGRLADFAVRERKRKVNAAKATGSEWKPDARFGRFMARFAPRPANTGQAPPNFPSGPPGGPTGAPQSGGFGPPPGADSRKGSQESHRGSMGPPNSASASSGSSPKAPPMYGMVPSSGSRQLPAAFAIMSERRDSHQHNDEDDDMSYDEAENEWESILAAFELFAQSLGPDFLPLAADMTMPIHSPFGLAIQYHTLNMASLMGFYYTGRLALLRLHPAMPPAMYVAAGYAASTTGSLAQTIGRIAAGIYGAQNGRGGIEGFSPSVGSCLIEATVPLFFAGVQYMAPDQRDWTIAVLGDIARLTGWKTASSIARGCERAWMAAAQQGRGPPYERREGSTVPQPPVWRYTGSVANTERRFITINKLPPTWAMGILSIDDHDYEQNEKDRVQAAHI is encoded by the exons ATGGAGAATGTGAATCCCATCAACGAATTCCCGCCAGATACAGAACCGAGACCTGAACCGACAGCGGCCGACCAATCCAACAGGAATGCGTCAACGCAGCAGGTAGCTGCTGCAAAAGTCGCGAGGAAACGCACCAAAACTGGATGCTTAA CTTGCCGACAACGCCGCATCAAATGCGGCGAAGAGAAGCCCGTATGCAAAAACTGCACCAAGTCGAAACGCGAGTGTAAAGGCTATGCCCAACGATTGATATTCAAGAACCCTTTGGGTGTTCCTGGGATCCCGAATTCCCTTCCACCACAGCCCGTACCTCCGTCCACCCAATATGATGGCCAAATCGATTTCCAACTCACATCGGCTGGCACCCATGGGCCGGTGCTGGCCCCGAAACTTCCTACAGTCCCTGGTTCAGAACATAGACCACTACCACAATCATCTACTAGTAGCTTTTCCCAAAACCTTCACGCCGCTGATGCTGCCTTCTCCAAACAATTCAGTGTCCCGGCTCAGACTTTGCTGCCAGATACACCATCGACTTACAGGCCCACAAACCAGTTGACTGGGCTAGGTCAACATAGGGAAGAACCATCAACTTACTCTTCAAATGACTTCTCTCACTATCCCGCCAACGAACGCGGTCCCTCCCAACCTGAGAGCGAGATCTGGACTACCCAAGAGCCGGCGGGCTCAATGACACCTTCCCAACCTCTTCAGAGTGTACAC GTTCCTGGACCGGCTCACACGCCTCAAGATGCGGCATTGCATGCACGTCAAACCTCAGAGCATCGAAGAAGTGCCCCGCATTCCCAATTTCTTTCACCTGTATCACCATTGTCACCATTCAACTatatcgaggaggaggaggaggatgattaTTACGATGTTGAATCTGATGAGGAAGCACAAGACCAAGTGGCCATACAAGACTTCAACCAGTTGAATATGGTTATGGCTTCTGCAAATCGGGATGTGGGACGAGCCCGTCTTTTTACTACTTACTTGGACGAGGCCAATATGTTGGCTTTCTATCAACCGACCTTCGGCTCCTCTCCATTAAACAACCCAAAGACAGCACAAATCTTTCTTCACTTTATCCATGCCACTGGTCCAGCATTATCGGTTTTCGAGCGGCATGGGACTGATCAATCTACCATGCTCGGCGCTCCAGTTCCAATGGCGCAGCAGGGCCTGTGGACGTATACGCTTCCTCTCAAAGCATTTCAGCACCAGGCATTGCAACAGGCTATTCTAGCCCTGGGAGGCCTACACATTGCGTATTTACAGGATGCCCCATCCACGGCCTCGCTCAAACATTATCAGTATGCGCTAAGAAGAGTTGGTAAAGCGGTCGGCCTTCCCGTGCAACGGAAGCAATTGGGGACACTGGCGGCCACGCTGCTTCTTGCTTACTATGAAGTAATGACAGCTGATCATTTCAAGTGGAACAACCACCTTGCAGGATCTGCTCAATTGATCCGCGAGATAGATTTTGCCGGCATAACCCGCGATCTCCGCGCGCAACGACGCCGTCGGTGGCTTGAGCGAAGCAATACCAACAGCTTTTTCgaggatatatatatgttcAGCAACTCGGCGTTTAGTGATGATCCCTTTGCTGAATTAGAGATGGGAATCGATGGGAATATCGTAGGAAGTTTACTAGGACGCGCCGTCAATTACGACCAGTTCGGacaggttgaggaggagagcaCCCAGTCCCGAAAGCGACACTTTACCCGAAAAGATATTGAAACCTTCCGGGTCCAAAGCGACCTATACTGGTGGTTTTGCAAGCAAGACTGGCTGCAAAGTCTTATCAGTGCCGGCCCATTATTTTTGCCATTTCCACAATGGGGACAATGCCCTCCGCGTGCGGGCTTGGGGCTAAAGAACGATCTTTATGGCTCTGCAGACCACTTGCACTTGCTCATGGGCCGACTTGCGGACTTTGCCGTacgagaaaggaaaaggaaggtAAATGCAGCCAAAGCCACTGGATCAGAATGGAAGCCGGATGCTAGATTCGGACGGTTCATGGCTCGATTTGCCCCGCGTCCTGCAAATACAGGACAGGCGCCGCCTAATTTTCCATCTGGTCCTCCAGGCGGCCCCACTGGAGCTCCTCAATCTGGTGGCTTTGGTCCACCTCCTGGTGCAGACTCAAGGAAAGGGTCTCAAGAGTCTCATAGAGGTAGTATGGGCCCCCCTAATTCGGCTAGTGCCTCGTCTGGATCCTCTCCGAAAGCTCCTCCTATGTACGGCATGGTCCCGTCAAGCGGGTCTAGGCAATTACCTGCTGCTTTCGCAATCATGTCAGAAAGACGTGACTCACATCAGCACaatgacgaagatgatgacatgTCCTACGATGAGGCCGAAAACGAGTGGGAGAGCATATTAGCGGCATTTGAACTGTTTGCCCAGTCACTTGGTCCCGACTTCTTGCCTCTAGCGGCCGATATGACCATGCCAATACACTCCCCATTCGGCCTCGCCATTCAATACCACACACTCAACATGGCTAGCCTAATGGGGTTTTATTATACAGGCCGCCTCGCCCTGCTTCGACTACACCCAGCGATGCCACCCGCGATGTACGTAGCGGCTGGGTACGCAGCCAGTACAACTGGAAGTTTGGCTCAAACCATTGGGAGGATTGCAGCAGGCATCTATGGTGCACAAAACGGCCGTGGCGGGATTGAAGGATTCAGCCCGTCGGTAGGATCCTGTTTGATTGAAGCAACTGTACCCCTTTTCTTTGCAGGTGTTCAGTATATGGCACCTGATCAACGTGACTGGACCATCGCCGTCCTGGGTGACATTGCCCGTCTGACCGGGTGGAAGACTGCTAGCTCGATTGCCCGAGGGTGTGAGAGAGCCTGGATGGCCGCTGCACAACAAGGACGTGGTCCCCCATACGAGCGTCGAGAAGGGAGTACCGTGCCGCAACCGCCGGTCTGGAGGTATACAGGTTCTGTTGCTAACACCGAGAGGCGATTTATCACTATAAACAAGCTTCCTCCCACCTGGGCAATGGGAATCCTGAGTATAGATGACCATGATTACGAGCAAAATGAAAAGGACCGTGTACAGGCTGCCCACATTTGA
- the RRP8 gene encoding 25S rRNA (adenine645-N1)-methyltransferase (BUSCO:EOG09263YBT;~COG:A;~EggNog:ENOG410PGVA;~InterPro:IPR007823,IPR029063,IPR042036;~PFAM:PF08241,PF05148;~go_function: GO:0008168 - methyltransferase activity [Evidence IEA]) produces the protein MFAVPGWSVSASALKPQSAPQTQTQSNDPPKSNNNAGPKKRKRDDQVTKRNVDQMYRRHIEGSKPGKPNSAKPGPAEKPWKRKQEEKKQNLNSKAAEGSEAAPVGQDSEESKGPKRKRRNKNKGAQPQAEQETQATSNEGTAAESISSAPPKTEATLTPLQQSMRQKLISSRFRHLNETLYTTPSTKALELFTTSPELFEEYHAGFSRQVKESWPLNPVDGYISAIRTRGAVSSAPKKGNKPNQQSRALQLPRRPNGACTIADLGCGDAQLHRALIPSIKKLNLKLLSFDLHAPKDSPITKADISNLPTEDGSVDIAIFCLSLMGTNWVSFVEEAWRVLRGDGKGECWVSEVKSRFGKVVRKKAQIGAKRTLTKAEKKKLNKKKGGDDDAGSDVDDADVYAEDSRPAPDDETDISAFIEVFRTRGFVLKSESVDKSNKMFVKLEFVKQGGAPTKGKYASTTAAPGPGKKRFIEKPASADNGMSPEEEAAVLKPCVYKIR, from the coding sequence ATGTTTGCAGTACCTGGTTGGTCTGTTTCGGCCTCTGCTCTCAAACCGCAGAGCGCGCCGCAAACTCAAACTCAGTCAAACGACCCGCCAAAATCGAATAACAATGCGGGCccgaagaagcgcaagcgagATGATCAGGTCACCAAGAGAAATGTCGATCAAATGTACCGCCGTCACATTGAAGGATCGAAGCCTGGAAAGCCCAATTCCGCCAAGCCTGGGCCGGCCGAGAAGCCCTGGAAGCGCAaacaggaggagaagaaacaaaatcTAAATTCAAAGGCCGCTGAAGGATCAGAAGCAGCACCTGTGGGACAGGATTCTGAAGAGAGCAAGGgcccaaagaggaagaggaggaataaGAATAAGGGGGCCCAACCACAGGCTGAACAAGAAACCCAAGCAACTTCCAATGAAGGCACTGCTGCTGAATCGATTTCATCGGCCCCGCCAAAGACAGAGGCTACTCTCACACCTCTCCAGCAGTCCATGCGGCAAAAGCTGATTTCTTCCCGCTTCCGTCACTTGAACGAAACCCTTTATACCACCCCGTCCACAAAGGCCCTCGAACTGTTTACCACGAGCCCAGAGCTCTTCGAAGAGTACCATGCTGGTTTCTCTCGCCAGGTCAAAGAATCGTGGCCTTTGAACCCTGTTGATGGGTACATCAGTGCCATCCGCACTAGAGGAGCCGTCTCATCTGCTCCGAAAAAGGgaaacaaaccaaaccaacaaTCCCGGGCCCTTCAATTACCGCGACGACCGAATGGTGCATGCACCATCGCCGACCTTGGTTGTGGTGATGCACAACTCCACCGTGCTCTGATTCCTTCCATTAAGAAACTGAATCTGAAGCTTCTCAGCTTTGACCTCCACGCCCCTAAAGACTCACCAATCACCAAAGCCGACATATCCAACCTACCCACCGAAGATGGATCTGTCGACATTGCTATATTCTGTCTTAGCTTGATGGGCACTAACTGGGTTTCATTCGTCGAGGAAGCCTGGCGAGTCCTCCGCGGCGATGGCAAAGGCGAATGTTGGGTCAGCGAGGTAAAAAGCCGTTTTGGAAAAGTCGTCCGCAAAAAGGCCCAAATCGGCGCCAAACGGACCCTTACCAaagccgagaagaagaagctcaataagaagaagggtggtgatgatgatgccgggTCAGATGTCGACGACGCGGACGTCTATGCGGAAGACTCCCGCCCTGCGCCAGATGATGAGACTGACATCTCTGCATTCATTGAAGTTTTCAGGACACGAGGATTTGTTCTCAAATCTGAGTCTGTGGATAAGTCGAACAAGATGTTCGTGAAGCTGGAGTTTGTGAAGCAAGGTGGTGCTCCGACCAAGGGCAAATATGCATCTACTACTGCGGCGCCAGGtcctgggaagaagaggttcATTGAGAAGCCAGCTTCTGCGGATAATGGAATGTcgccggaggaggaggcggctGTTCTAAAGCCATGTGTTTATAAAATCCGGTGA
- the pup2 gene encoding proteasome core particle subunit alpha 5 (COG:O;~EggNog:ENOG410PI7M;~InterPro:IPR029055,IPR001353,IPR023332,IPR033812, IPR000426;~MEROPS:MER0047611;~PFAM:PF00227,PF10584;~go_component: GO:0005839 - proteasome core complex [Evidence IEA];~go_component: GO:0019773 - proteasome core complex, alpha-subunit complex [Evidence IEA];~go_process: GO:0006511 - ubiquitin-dependent protein catabolic process [Evidence IEA];~go_process: GO:0043161 - proteasome-mediated ubiquitin-dependent protein catabolic process [Evidence IEA];~go_process: GO:0051603 - proteolysis involved in cellular protein catabolic process [Evidence IEA]) — protein MFIARSEYDRGINTFSPEGRLFQVEYSLEAIKLGSTAIGVATSEGVILGVEKRVTSTLLEASSVEKIVEIDQHIGCAMSGLQADARSLVEHARVETQNHAFHYAEPLRVESCTQAICDLALRFGETGDDEESVMSRPFGVALLIAGIDEDGPQLYHAEPSGTFYRYDAKAIGSGSEGAQAELQNEYHRSLTLPEAETLVLKTLKQVMEEKLDAKNVQLASVTKEKGFRIYNDEEMGRAVAQLGGNQ, from the exons ATGTTCATCGCGCGATCGGAATACG ACCGTGGAATCAA CACCTTCTCGCCCGAAGGACGTTTATTCCAGGTTGAATACTCCCTCGAAGCTATCAAGCTCGGTTCGACCGCCATCGGT GTAGCAACGTCCGAAGGTGTCATCCTGGGCGTTGAGAAGCGTGTCACATCTACCCTCCTTGAGGCGTCCTCTGTCGAAAAGATCGTTGAAATCGATCAGCATATCGGATGTGCCATGTCCGGCCTGCAGGCAGATGCCCGATCCTTAGTTGAACACGCCCGTGTTGAAACCCAGAACCATGCCTTCCACTACGCTGAACCTCTACGGGTCGAGAGCTGCACCCAGGCGATCTGTGACTTGGCCCTGCGATTCGGAGAAactggagatgatgaggagagtGTCATGAGCAGACCCTTCGGTGTTGCTCTTCTAATTGCTGGCATTGACGAGGATGGTCCTCAGCT ATATCACGCCGAACCTTCCGGTACATTCTACCGTTATGACGCAAAGGCCATCGGGTCCGGAAGTGAGGGGGCACAGGCAGAATTGCAGAACGAATACCATCGTTCCCTGACACTTCCCGAGGCGGAGACACTAGTTTTGAAGACACTGAAGCAGGTTATGGAGGAAAAGCTAGATGCGAAGAACGTCCAGCTGGCGAGCGTCACCAAGGAAAAGGGCTTCCGTATCTACAacgatgaggagatggggcGTGCTGTGGCGCAACTGGGTGGAAACCAATAA